A single window of Podarcis raffonei isolate rPodRaf1 chromosome 9, rPodRaf1.pri, whole genome shotgun sequence DNA harbors:
- the LOC128421543 gene encoding ferritin heavy chain A-like, which yields MVSQVCQNYHTDCQAAINRMINLELSASYAYLSMSYHFDRDDVALHHMAKFLKEQSQEERKHAEKFLQYQNKRGGRILLKDIKKPEKDEWGSTVDALHSALELEKVVNQALLDLHKLATEKGDPHLCDFLETEYLEEQVKAIKLLGDHLTNLRRLGVPQNGTGDYLFDKLTLGESSCAAS from the exons ATGGTGTCTCAGGTGTGCCAGAACTACCATACTGACTGCCAAGCTGCTATAAACCGAATGATTAACCTGGAGCTCTCTGCTAGCTATGCCTACCTGTCCATG TCCTACCACTTTGACCGTGATGATGTTGCCTTGCATCACATGGCCAAGTTCCTGAAAGAGCAATCCCAGGAAGAGAGGAAGCATGCGGAGAAGTTCCTGCAGTACCAGAACAAACGAGGAGGACGCATCCTGCTGAAGGACATCAAG AAGCCAGAGAAGGATGAGTGGGGAAGCACAGTGGATGCCCTGCACTCTGCCCTGGAGCTGGAGAAGGTGGTGAACCAGGCCTTGCTGGATCTGCACAAGCTCGCAACAGAGAAGGGAGACCCTCAT CTGTGTGACTTCCTGGAGACGGAATACCTGGAAGAGCAGGTGAAGGCCATCAAGCTGCTTGGAGACCACCTCACGAACCTGAGGCGCCTGGGGGTGCCCCAGAATGGCACGGGAGATTACCTCTTTGACAAGCTCACTTTGGGAGAGAGCAGCTGTGCAGCATCTTAA